The DNA region aaaagttgacacttaagacTTTTAACCATTTATAGCGCAAATGAAAAATGTaaatactggcaattgttatatattttattattattatatacttttgcattttaatttaagataaaaatacattcatgaATTAATGGTGTAGCAAAGTTGGGGTTAAAAGGtatcacggatagaaagacatgtagttcttaaaagataaatgccagtacgagttataataatttgatatttgataaaacccctcttaatgatttcgttttaataaaatttgtaaaattttcaatcaaaaaataaacttgtagctcgccattgttgttgacgtcgcagggcggtgatgacatacctgtcaacccgaggccgttgccaatcttacaaatagtgatgtatgcccttacaaattggtaactaatcttacaatgttttatatagcgtgcaataagaaacaaatataaaactcaattttaaaaataatattaatttattggtaatattgtcacatgtaacctggtgcaatcaaagaacaaacaatatcttcagctacatcatgattactaaaatttaacagtgacttttgttataattgtatgcggtacttttggcaatttctataatgtcttttgatggctgcacttcatggcacttcagctcactattcagtttgacttgaaggtagttcattcgtgtgtccaattataaattaaaaaggtcaattgataaaattaacttaccgatgcaatctttgaggcaGGGAACATTtcatttgctaattctgagagatgatcagcaatagttgcaggcaggttagtaactcagttacctcaatgtaagagtaattagttacttagcaaagtaactggtgttacctttctttttttttccattcaaaaaacaaaaaaacaaacaaacaaacaaaaaacagtaaCCTTTTCTATTTTTGGAAGTCATTTCATATTGTGACTCAACGTTAAAGTTGTtccaattgctcccgtttttgcattaggtcATTTCCGTCTaccttcgacatgtgaaagttttgaaactgttccatcatttaaagatagattcaagtcaagattttgccgatttagaagtattttagataaaaagttacttaggttcgctctgAAGGttggctacaacagagcctttctgagaagtctactgctttaagatggcggctgcttactaaggccgccgagtctgtcatttggcatctatttctatatgcatgtgatatctagcatGGCATCAAGTGggtgtagattgtaggctgtcggctacagacaggaaatattggcgccaactagcctagcatcgcgtttgcaacagcgtcacaacacttgtccctccttcccactccgaCTCTTctatctccgtgtctctgacttcgcgcgtcattcaaccaacatagtaacgcatagtaacgcacaccttttTGGATtggcattgtctcgttgccgaaaaggtgacaaaatccgaatgcACAAAAAACTTACAGATTTTAAAAGTACACATTTTAAAATCAGTGCTcttttgtacaaattacgcggaaaccatacaacttgacaggtatggtgaTGTCACATGGCCACACTTCGgtacttcacagtgtcactcttcaactatgtaaggtagtgattcaattacaccacaaggtgtcgatGGTGACTTTTCAATTAATAAGagctcaagccaatgagtgagttttgtccctcgactgatggGTTCATTGTgatttacgttcatttgagtgttgtcttcacacAAACAAGAGTCCTggtaatggctcccagcatcatagcttgtgtattgtgactaaatattgccatccagtatatttgttgagctaaacgaattgCTAAAATGTTTCAATAGAATTTGACCAAAGTCTTAGTAAGTTTCATGTGTATTTTgaatatctattttgattgtgaatttgtgaatgccagttttcattgtattgttgtttaactatgtgagaatagggcctccttaatacagattgaagcacttttctttttgtgaacattattttttgagcgatatgattattatttttgttgtattttcactatatgatacttatgtttgttgtgaaggacttgctgaagcttatgccaagAGACGGGGCGGTccgagctacgaatctgaacgcctgtgtccactctcctTTCTATCTGCCTTACACCCCACTGTGGATTAAAGGAAAACAACGGGGTCAGccaagggacaaaacgcactcattgtcttgatccctaattaatttaaaattcgccattgacaccttgtggcgtatttaaatcactaccttacgtaattaaagagtgacacgtttaaaaagaaatttttttttaaagtgacacGTGGAATTctggcagcgtggccatgtgactTCACCGCCCAGCGACGTCGACAAGaagggcgacctactagttaaaataattttagaaattttactgaaacgaaaacattaagaggggttttattatcaaattattataactcgtactaacatttatgttttaagaactacatgtctttctatccgtggtaccctttaagaaGCCTATGACactcttctgttattgttttgatttttacgAGCTGTTTTTGGTTATTAAATGCAGCCTCGGCATATGACTAGCGTTGTATCCCGAGACTCATCCCGGAAGACGGCAGCATGACAATACTaactaatagtgtattgcacaaatgctatttttagaccgtgacgtcgccatcataacgcggaagtgggacattataaacatgccctcgcatacaacGCATATTATTTCTGctcgttttctccggtaatctttcaaaaaagaacatgccgatcaaacactgctgctatggaacttgtagaaactagACATtaggacatatgaaggatgttttattcatatatttcccgaaaccaaaaactcggaagaaaaaatgtgaagaatggatgaaCTTGCACAGACGTCCAAAAGAGCagcttaacgccagcaaggtgaagccattcacatttcatatgcagtaaacattttattggaggccatggtccttcagagtacgaagaggtaagccatttttatatttttacttattttttagtgtggcgttttgccgtgctgcttctgtctgacaatgaatgacctgaaaaaaattaaaatggtatctgaccgccactgttacctttccttttgtaaaaaaaacaactttagcaaggggtaagtgtaaataaattgttagaattaagatttgttattaatgaaaaaattaaaagtgttcgttggctgtcactgagtagcatttgcgatcactacacaaaactgacaatataaattacccccaagaacggtcagagacgtaagacaaccagaggatataatatataagaaagacagggcatatggtggtaaaggatagcttgaaacaggagaacgtcattgtcagtggcgtaaggacaAAGGTGTGGTTCaagtcggctctttttcagcccttgacactcaagccatctctttaactgaacatttgtatgttcttccacatctttgctaatgaatttggcaccagagacataattttcggacagaattggtaggtttaggtcagtaaacatcttgttcgtacactatttacatgcatctagcattagggacaaacgcgagCGTGCCCacccccccttagcaacagttgctaatatCAATATTAATGAGTGGAAGTAACGTGAAGCGTGCAGTACGCTGTTGAAACAGCCCTGGTTTACCTGGGAGGTGGTTGAGTGTCACCCAGTAGTGCTCATCCGGACTGTACGTGTCTCTGGACCACTCAAGGAGATCGCGGGCTTGAGGACTCTCCAAAACAAAGTCAACAAAGTCTCTTGTGAGCGCATAGTACGCTGTACCGAAATAGATTTGCATGTTATGAGGAGGCGGGGCTTTCTTCACTTTAGACTTGACAAAATCTACATGGGTCTCATTGTGTTGAAACTGGGTCCGCCACCTGATATAGTCAGGCTGCTTTATCCCCGGAGTCATGTTCAGTTCCTGCCATATTTTGTCTTGCAAGTGGCGTACCAGCTCTAGGCTGCTCATAAGCGGGAACTCCTGCCCGCTTAGATTGACCACCTTCCTCCAGCTGACTTTAGATGTGACCAAATCTCTCATGCAGTTCAAGTCCGCCTTCAGGCGCGAGAAGCCCCCGTAGATGACTGTCTCACTTCGGCTGGACAGGAAAACATTCTCAAAGCAGCTCACCACATTCTGCACGGAGGCTTTGTACTCCGGTGGAGACTTTTCATCCACATGAATGCAGTAAACGTTTTGTGGTGTGTAAATGGCCCGCAGCAGCCGGACTAAAACCTCTAGCTCTTTGTGGACAGTCAGGATGAACGCCAACGGGTAGGCCTCCTCCTCAGCGCTCAAAGGTCTTGTGATGAAATGAAGGTCTCTCATCAATTTGGAGCACTGAAGTGTGTCTTTAGTAATGTAGCTTTTGATCTATTGAGAGAGAAAATGTGTGGCATGTTCATCAGGTTAAAACAATCAAACCAAgatcttaaagtgcctatgacaccaaaagcatgcttatttcatatttcacaaagaattttatgctcctgaatgaaatggaccacttggatgtgtgtgacttccggctccagtctcgggtggaGGACttgtgcgaatgtgacgtcacccgggtcagcatctcacaaaacAGCAGTGCTTTATAGTTGAATCTTTTTAAT from Corythoichthys intestinalis isolate RoL2023-P3 chromosome 21, ASM3026506v1, whole genome shotgun sequence includes:
- the LOC130909922 gene encoding beta-1,3-galactosyl-O-glycosyl-glycoprotein beta-1,6-N-acetylglucosaminyltransferase 7-like isoform X1, which codes for MSPSSMTIRPIKCNLRWKRLLFLLCLGISTIFFWMTWSTKTTTVLQPCRPFHAMCQAFLPATDNQTEWRRRDCQIKSYITKDTLQCSKLMRDLHFITRPLSAEEEAYPLAFILTVHKELEVLVRLLRAIYTPQNVYCIHVDEKSPPEYKASVQNVVSCFENVFLSSRSETVIYGGFSRLKADLNCMRDLVTSKVSWRKVVNLSGQEFPLMSSLELVRHLQDKIWQELNMTPGIKQPDYIRWRTQFQHNETHVDFVKSKVKKAPPPHNMQIYFGTAYYALTRDFVDFVLESPQARDLLEWSRDTYSPDEHYWVTLNHLPEAPGSNVAGGWEGNIRAIKWKDQSGWAHDGCNGRYVRSICVYGLKDLPWLIKKGSMFANKFENDFEPEALDCLEQWHRNKLLSSASVPIEPSWLLATREKP
- the LOC130909922 gene encoding beta-1,3-galactosyl-O-glycosyl-glycoprotein beta-1,6-N-acetylglucosaminyltransferase 7-like isoform X2 gives rise to the protein MRDLHFITRPLSAEEEAYPLAFILTVHKELEVLVRLLRAIYTPQNVYCIHVDEKSPPEYKASVQNVVSCFENVFLSSRSETVIYGGFSRLKADLNCMRDLVTSKVSWRKVVNLSGQEFPLMSSLELVRHLQDKIWQELNMTPGIKQPDYIRWRTQFQHNETHVDFVKSKVKKAPPPHNMQIYFGTAYYALTRDFVDFVLESPQARDLLEWSRDTYSPDEHYWVTLNHLPEAPGSNVAGGWEGNIRAIKWKDQSGWAHDGCNGRYVRSICVYGLKDLPWLIKKGSMFANKFENDFEPEALDCLEQWHRNKLLSSASVPIEPSWLLATREKP